ACCCTCGGCCGCGGTGCGCACGATGACGCCGGCGGTGTCGGGGACGATCTCCTTGAGCAGCGACTTGAGGCGGTTGCGCTCGGTGTCGGGCAGCTTGCGCGAGATCCCGGACGTGGTGCCGTCGGGCACGTAGACGAGGAAGCGGCCGGCGAGGCTGATCTGGCTGGTCAGGCGGGCGCCCTTGTGGCCGATCGGGTCCTTCGTGACCTGCACCAGGACCATCTGGCCGCTGGAGAGGACCGACTCGATCTTGCGGGGCTGGCCCTCCTTGTGGCCCAGCGAGGACCAGTTGACCTCACCGGCGTAGAGCACCGCGTTGCGGCCCTTGCCGATGTCGATGAAGGCGGCCTCCATGGACGGCAGGACGTTCTGCACGCGGCCGAGGTAGACGTTGCCGATCAGCGAAATCTGCGACTCGCGGGCGACGTAGTGCTCGACGAGCACCTTGTCCTCCAGGACGCCGATCTGGATCAGGTCCTGGCGCTGGCGGATGACCATGACCCGCTCGACCGACTCGCGGCGGGCCAGGAACTCGGCCTCGCTCACGATCGGCGCCCGGCGGCGGCCGGCCTCGCGGCCCTCGCGGCGGCGCTGCTTCTTGGCCTCGAGGCGCGTGGAGCCCTGGACGGAGGTGATCTGGTCCTCGGCGGACCGGGTCTTGCGCACCCGCGTCACGGTGTTGGGCTCGGCGTCGTCCGACCCGCCCTCGTCGCCCGCGCGCCGGCGGCGACGGCGGCGTCGCGAGGAGCCCTCGCCGTTGCCGTCCGTGCCGGCGTCGGCTCCGTTGGCGTCGTCACCGGAGTCGGCGGTGTCCGTGGAGGCGTCCATGGAGGAGTCCTCGTCGGAGCCCTCGGTCGCCTCGGTGTCGTCCCCCTCGCCCTCGGCGGAGTCGGAGGACTTGCGCCGGCGGCGGCCACCGCGGCGACGGCGGCGGCGGGCGGTGCCGCCCTCTCCGTCACCCTCGCCGTCACCCTCGTCGTCGTCCGGACCGGACGTGGCGTCCTGGTCCTCGATCGTGTCGGCCGCGACGTCGCCGAGGGCGTCGCCCTGGGTGCCCAGCGCCATCGCGTCCTCGGAGACGGGCTCGTCACCGGCCTCGTCCGCGGGAGCCTCGGCGGCCTGGCGCCCACCGGACTTCTTGGCGCCGGACCTGCCGGACGCCTTCCTCGCCGACCGCTTGCGCGCGGTCGGGGCGTCGTCGGTCTCGGGTGCCGCCGCGGGTGCGGCGTCGGCGGGCTGGTCCGTCGCCGCGGCCGCGTCCTCGAGCGCCACCTCGTCCTCGTCCTCGGTCTCGAGCTCGGGCTCGACCGGGACCGGCTGCGGCTTCTTGCGGGTGCGTCGGGTGGTCGTGGTGACGACCGGGGGCTGGAACAGGACGGCGGGGCCGGCGGGCGCACCGGCGGCGGCCGGCGTGCTCGTGTCAGCCGCAGCGTCGGAGCCGGTGTCGGCGCCGGTGTCGGAGCTGGTGTCGGTGGCGGCGTCGGCGTCCGTGGCGGTGGCCTGGCCGGCCTCGGTGGTGCTCGCGGCCTTCTTGGCCGCCCTCTTGGCGGGCGCCTTGGCCGTGCTGCGGCGGGCCGCGGTCTTCTTGGCGGGCGCCACCTCGGCGGCCTCGGCCGCCTCGACGGCAGCCGACAGCTCGGCCGGCTCGGGCACGTCGGTCGCCGCGGCGGCGGGCTCGGCGACCGCCTTCTTGGCGGTGGACCGGCGGGCCGGCGCCTTCTTGGCGGGCGCGCGCTTGGCGGTCTTCCTGGCAGCCGGGGCCTCGGCGGCGGCAGCCGTGTCGGTCGGGACGTCGGTGGGCACGTCGGTGGGGCTGGTTTCTCCGGAGCCGGCGTCCTGGGCCGCGGCGGCAGCCTTCTTGGCGGGGGCCTTGCGCGTGCGCCTCGTCACGACGGGCGCAGCGGGGGCGGTCGCCTCGGGGGCACTGGCCGCGGCGCTGTCACCGACGGAGGAGGGAGTGCCCTCGGTCTCGGTGCGGTCGGGCTGGTCGTCATCGAGCATGTGGTGCTCCTCGGGCACCGTCACGGTGCCGATACGGCGTCCACCGCTCTCGTGTGGCGATCCCGGGGACGCAAAGCTTCTGTGGCGGCGACCCCCTCCGCGGATGCGTCTCCGAGCGGCCGATCCGTCACCTGCCGCGGTCGCCGGGCCACCGTGGAGTCGCTGTCACCGACTCGTGTGGCCGCGTCGCGGTCCGGTGACGTCCACCCGTCCGGGGTGCCGACCACGTGGTGCGGCCGGCGAGAACGTCGTCGGCTCGACGGGATCCCCGACGGGCGCCGGGGGCGTCGAACGTGGCGAGTATCGCACACCACCGGTGAAGGACCTCTATGCCCGCGCCGCCAGCGGGTCGCCGAGCCCGCCGGACTCCAGGAGGGGGCCCTGGGCCAGGCGCGTCATCAGCGGCGCCTCCCCGGTGACGAGGTCGGACACCGCCTCGAGGCCGCGCAGCACGTCGTCCGGGCGTACGGCGGGGGTGCCGTGGCGCAGCACCACGTCCAGCGACGTCCGTCCCTCGGGCGTGTCGGCGTCGGCGAGGACCAGGAGCGAGACGACCGCCCCGCGGGCGTCGAACTCGCGCATCTCCTTCTTGGTCATCCGCTCGACGAGGGCCTCCTCGGCGGCGAGGAACGTGCCGACGGCCTCGGTCACGGCGACCCGGTCAGCGGCGAGGTCGATCCGCCACCGGCTGCCCTCCAGCAGGTCGGACAGGGAGCCGCCCGGCGACTCGACGACCTCGAGGACGTCGAGCCCGGTCGGCAGGGCCTCGTCGAGCATCGCGTGGACGTCGGCGGGCACCACGACCTCCGACAGCGCGAGCTCGAGGTACTCCGCCTCGCTCGCGGAGCCGGTCGGCGCGGCACCGGCGTACGAGATCCGCGGGTGCGGGTTGAAGCCGGAGCTGTAGGCCATCGGCACCCGAGCGCGGAACACCGCGCGCTCGAAGGCACGGCTGAAGTCACGGTGGCTGGTGAAGCGGAGCCGTCCACGCTTGGCGTAGCGCACCCGGAGGCGCTGGACGGGCGGGGCCTGCTGCTCGGGTTGCTCACGCACGCGCTCAGGCTAGACACCCGCCGCGGCGTTCGGCGAAGCTGCGAACCCGCGGAGCCGCCGGATGTGCCGAGTCGGCGCCGGGGCCGCTCGCCGGTAGCATCCCCCGACGTGAGTGATGTCGCGTTCGTTGTGCCCGTCTACAACGAAGCCTCGGTGATCGGCGACGTCATCACCGAGATCCGCGCCGTGACCCCCTACGTGGTGTGCGTCAACGACGGCAGCCGGGACGGGTCCGCGGCCGCGATCGTGCGGGCCGGCGGCTACCTCGTCGACCACCCGATCAACATGGGCCAGGGCGCGGCGCTGCAGACCGGCATCGAGTTCGCCCGCGCGCTCCCCCAGATCCAGCGCTTCGTGACCTTCGACGCCGACGGCCAGCACCTCGTCGCCGACGCGGTGCGGATGCTGAAACTGCTCGAGGAGGGCGACCTGGACATCGTGCTGGGCTCGCGCTTCCTCGGCGAGGTCATCGGCGCCGGGCGCAGCAAGCGCGTGCTCCTGAAGGCGGCGGTGAAGTTCAGCAACGTGACGTCGGGGATCCGCCTCACCGACGCCCACAACGGCCTGCGCGCGTTCAACCGGCACGTGGCGGAGACGATGGAGATCACCGCCCCCGACATGACGCACGCGAGCGAGATCATCGAGCTCATCGCGGCCAACAGCTACCGCTACCGCGAGATGCCGGTGACGATCCGCTACACCGACTACTCCACCAGCAAGGGCCAGGCGAGCGTCAACGCCGTCAACATCGCGGTGGACACGCTCCTGCGAAGGGTGACGCGTCAGTGATCATCGTCCAGTTCCTCCTCATCGGCGCGTTCCTCTTCCTCTTCTACGTCGCCATCCGCAGTCGCACCGCGCACGGCGTCTCCGCGT
This genomic stretch from Nocardioides renjunii harbors:
- a CDS encoding TIGR03936 family radical SAM-associated protein, yielding MREQPEQQAPPVQRLRVRYAKRGRLRFTSHRDFSRAFERAVFRARVPMAYSSGFNPHPRISYAGAAPTGSASEAEYLELALSEVVVPADVHAMLDEALPTGLDVLEVVESPGGSLSDLLEGSRWRIDLAADRVAVTEAVGTFLAAEEALVERMTKKEMREFDARGAVVSLLVLADADTPEGRTSLDVVLRHGTPAVRPDDVLRGLEAVSDLVTGEAPLMTRLAQGPLLESGGLGDPLAARA
- a CDS encoding Rne/Rng family ribonuclease — encoded protein: MLDDDQPDRTETEGTPSSVGDSAAASAPEATAPAAPVVTRRTRKAPAKKAAAAAQDAGSGETSPTDVPTDVPTDTAAAAEAPAARKTAKRAPAKKAPARRSTAKKAVAEPAAAATDVPEPAELSAAVEAAEAAEVAPAKKTAARRSTAKAPAKRAAKKAASTTEAGQATATDADAATDTSSDTGADTGSDAAADTSTPAAAGAPAGPAVLFQPPVVTTTTRRTRKKPQPVPVEPELETEDEDEVALEDAAAATDQPADAAPAAAPETDDAPTARKRSARKASGRSGAKKSGGRQAAEAPADEAGDEPVSEDAMALGTQGDALGDVAADTIEDQDATSGPDDDEGDGEGDGEGGTARRRRRRGGRRRRKSSDSAEGEGDDTEATEGSDEDSSMDASTDTADSGDDANGADAGTDGNGEGSSRRRRRRRRAGDEGGSDDAEPNTVTRVRKTRSAEDQITSVQGSTRLEAKKQRRREGREAGRRRAPIVSEAEFLARRESVERVMVIRQRQDLIQIGVLEDKVLVEHYVARESQISLIGNVYLGRVQNVLPSMEAAFIDIGKGRNAVLYAGEVNWSSLGHKEGQPRKIESVLSSGQMVLVQVTKDPIGHKGARLTSQISLAGRFLVYVPDGTTSGISRKLPDTERNRLKSLLKEIVPDTAGVIVRTAAEGASEEELTRDVERLKSRWEDIEKKSGHKGSGPQLLYGEPDLTLKVVRDLFTEDFSKLVIEGDDAWNTVHGYVESVAPDLAERVERFERGGTGGDIFATYRIDEQIHKGLDRKVWLPSGGSLVIDRTEAMTVVDVNTGKFTGSGGNLEETVTKNNLEAAEEIVRQLRLRDIGGIIVVDFIDMVLESNRDLVVRRLVECLGRDRTRHQVAEVTSLGLVQMTRKRIGTGLLEAFSENCEHCQGRGVVIKDQPVDPDAKPEDGEGRRGGRRRGRRGASDEGTGNGGNGESRAAEHHAPSPKDVAAMARHDKQAEESATDETPTDETPTDETPTGTESGQPEAAAVAEVPTDVPADAATEALAQVPTEVPTEAPAEAPAAVEPAVVDAPVADASTEALVADAPTEAPVEDEKPRVVTRTRRRSASRPAGPPALPAATGGTSSGVAGTLPTSGAVEPGTVDVEPGTQADGSTDGAVDGSADGSADAPVIEHVPIKKKGARKR
- a CDS encoding glycosyltransferase, translated to MSDVAFVVPVYNEASVIGDVITEIRAVTPYVVCVNDGSRDGSAAAIVRAGGYLVDHPINMGQGAALQTGIEFARALPQIQRFVTFDADGQHLVADAVRMLKLLEEGDLDIVLGSRFLGEVIGAGRSKRVLLKAAVKFSNVTSGIRLTDAHNGLRAFNRHVAETMEITAPDMTHASEIIELIAANSYRYREMPVTIRYTDYSTSKGQASVNAVNIAVDTLLRRVTRQ